The Chiloscyllium punctatum isolate Juve2018m chromosome 42, sChiPun1.3, whole genome shotgun sequence genome includes a region encoding these proteins:
- the LOC140465586 gene encoding interferon alpha-F-like, whose translation MALGRIWKFWTVLVLLSGTLSLGCERLHLQQVLNTETLSKLHEMGGPFPGHCLRQRFSLKTKPLDLVKLSDGVGTLDRIEIIHQTLHHINKIYSMNLGSVPWAWDKVENFRLLLGQQLRELQDCLRKPGSDHKLKKNAAIQHYFRKLEKFLKHKKFSECSWEIIRAETRARLQQLLFIMAQVSKRN comes from the exons ATGGCTCTGGGTAGGATTTGGAAATTTTGGACGGTGCTGGTGTTGTTGTCCGGGACCCTGAGTCTGGGCTGTGAGAGGCTGCACTTACAGCAAGTTCTCAACACAGAGACTCTGAGCAAACTGCATGAAATG GGCGGTCCCTTTCCCGGACACTGTTTAAGGCAGAGGTTCTCCCTGAAAACCAAGCCCTTGGACCTGGTGAAACTTTCGGATGGAGTGGGG ACTCTGGACAGGATTGAGATTATCCATCAAACCCTGCACCACATCAACAAGATCTACAGCATGAATCTGGGTTCAGTACCATGGGCCTGGGACAAGGTGGAAAACTTTCGTCTTCTCCTGGGGCAACAGCTGAGAGAGTTGCAAGACTGTCTGAGGAAACCTGGATCTGACCACAAGTTGAAGAAAAATGCTGCGATTCAACATTACTTCAGGAAACTGGAAAAGTTTCTCAAACACAAG AAATTCAGTGAATGTTCCTGGGAAATCATCCGCGCTGAGACCAGAGCCCGTTTACAACAGTTACTTTTCATTATGGCACAAGTCAGCAAAAGAAACTGA